The following coding sequences lie in one Periophthalmus magnuspinnatus isolate fPerMag1 chromosome 24, fPerMag1.2.pri, whole genome shotgun sequence genomic window:
- the ptrhd1 gene encoding putative peptidyl-tRNA hydrolase PTRHD1: protein MAAPGAGAPARLVQYVVVRSDLVHSLSWPLGAVITQACHAATAAIHLHYTDPDTQRYLQELDSMHKVVLGAPDEAALSGLSQTLTQAGVLHKLWIEQPENIPTCLALKPYPKDTVHPLLKKFKLFK from the exons ATGGCGGCTCCGGGAGCAGGAGCTCCGGCTCGTCTGGTCCAGTACGTTGTTGTCCGATCAGACCTTGTTCATTCGCTGTCGTGGCCCCTGGGAGCGGTCATTACGCAGGCCTGTCATGCGGCTACTGCAGCCATCCATCTGCACTACACGGACCCGGACACACAGCGCTACCTGCAGGAGCTGGACTCTATGCACAAAGTGGTACTGGGG GCTCCAGATGAGGCGGCCCTGTCTGGACTCTCTCAGACTCTGACTCAAGCTGGAGTGTTGCATAAACTGTGGATCGAGCAGCCAGAGAACATCCCCACCTGTTTGGCTCTAAAGCCCTATCCCAAAGACACTGTCCATCCACTGCTGAAGAAGTTCAAACTGTTCAAATAA
- the ncoa1 gene encoding LOW QUALITY PROTEIN: nuclear receptor coactivator 1 (The sequence of the model RefSeq protein was modified relative to this genomic sequence to represent the inferred CDS: inserted 2 bases in 2 codons; substituted 1 base at 1 genomic stop codon), translating to MSAVGESPLDPATPESRKRKGSPCDTSGQSVEKRRRELECRYIEELAELLSSNMSDISSVKPDKCHILQSTVDQIQQIKRREQEKAALLSPDDDVQKSDISSSSQGLMEREALGPMLLEALDGFFFVVNREGRIVFVSENVTSYLGYTQEELMTSSVYSILHLGDHNQFVRNLLPKSLVNGVPWPQEQGRRSSHTFNCRMLKRPPDEVDTENQEARQQYEFMQCFTVSQPRPLQDEGDDLQSCLICIACRVPRPQPVTESFITKQDPTGKIISIETSSLRATGRPGWEDLVRKCIYAFFQPQGKEPSHAKKLLHEVMTHGTAVSPLYHFTLSDGTPLSAQTRCKFCCPPNPDVQPFIMGVHTIDREHNTASSQENTNPSLPLSQDSNAQTPSRSPALPPSSNSSQGSGLTTSGLHPSNSNASSHVQSPAPPTGHLTPIRTQQVNSPXPLSSPLTATPTSXISPRMPRASPGLGGSPRVPGNPFSPSTAGLHSPAGGGSSGTSGGTAAGFSLSSPVQRQASTPTNACPRPSEGADVGTEDAVRTIPSASPLGNPRLNQLLDSNGTGAETNSTHNSSAAPPHPAPQCPASHSTLTERHKILHRLLQDTSPNESSSTAEDSLHRADVEIKKEPPASPALATTKSSSKEPQDHQLLRFLLDTDEKDLGDLPPPSALSLQTVRVKLEKRASESESCPGLPPTGGSCSSKPAGVPTTPTSCISPKASPRDSRKDSRDSTMSGGAVDVDPLQLLPGLRGSTGAKVSSEDSAAQSLPPLQALSPQMHSPSPQLKLPSPSQVQPTEASTPRSVGVKREPPGTPNRGLSDGGPASGCSLQTQTSFDFCNPQTPTQSQRDPFLTPKDSSPFPEQDIFSSSTGLSKMDVADSQFQPLALSDTLPFDVLGNPLQAPLASPQSKXALFLSQQCVPCTLDDVLGPPTTPEARSDEKALLEQLVSFLSGTDESELAELDKALGIDKLVQGGCFDPLPQTFPTQQPTATPVSLDPKLPSYPSQFTPAPQFAPEMAAVGTPVLCFGNPRGGFPGGTASLGLRQPMNRAPGLGTQLRQPPNQLRLQLQQRLQGPQQMQNRMAGLNQFPAGAQHVNIGIRQGVQPPQMASQQPPLNAQMVAQRQRELYSNQHRQRQLFQQKVLMMRQSMAAPTGGVGPIAAVRVPKGAPVTPQQPPQQPQQFTFPQGYSPLTGNPPTSPSNFSPMAAGPLDNKLTARVPLSNQTLLGGVSGQFNNNNVNTMQTGLFQQFGGNSLVQPDPAFPPEMSPTSPLLSPQNSTSQSPLLQQVPPPSYQSPDMKSWQQTAINSNSLFSPSGPGAGQSFSQQEVYNNMSITVSMAGGSGGVASVPSMGQPIAMSNNNLSTIGPVCSDQQVTVVPQVQQVQQVQQVQVFADVQCTVNLVGSDSYLTQGSMVGGGASQKGAVPQASQNNQAQQKSLLQQLLTE from the exons ATGAGTGCAGTCGGGGAAAGCCCCCTGGACCCGGCCACACCAGAGTCACGCAAGAGGAAGGGCTCGCCATGTGACACGTCAGGCCAAAG tgtGGAGAAGCGGAGGCGGGAGCTGGAGTGCCGCTACATCGAGGAGCTGGCCGAGCTGCTGTCGTCCAACATGAGCGACATCTCCAGCGTCAAACCGGACAAGTGTCACATCCTCCAGAGCACCGTGGACCAAATCCAGCAGATCAAGCGGCGCGAGCAGG AGAAAGCAGCTCTTTTGTCTCCGGACGATGATGTGCAGAAGAGTGACATCTCATCCAGTAGTCAGGGGCTGATGGAGAGGGAGGCGCTGGGGCCCATGCTGCTAGAG GCCCTAGATGGGTTCTTCTTCGTTGTCAACCGCGAGGGCCGCATCGTGTTTGTCTCGGAGAACGTGACCAGTTACCTCGGctacacacaggaggagctgatgACCTCCAGCGTCTACAGCATCCTCCATCTGGGAGACCACAACCAATTTGTGCGCAATCTGCTGCCCAAAAGTCTTG TAAATGGTGTGCCGTGGCCCCAAGAGCAAGGCCGGAGGAGCAGCCACACGTTTAACTGTCGCATGTTGAAGAGGCCTCCGGACGAAGTGGACACGGAGAATCAGGAGGCACGCCAGCAGTACGAGTTCATGCAGTGCTTCACCGTGtcccagccccgccccctgcagGACGAGGGAGACG ACCTCCAGAGCTGCCTGATCTGTATCGCCTGTCGAGTTCCCCGGCCACAGCCTGTCACTGAGTCCTTCATCACCAAACAGGACCCTACAG GGAAgatcatctccatagaaactaGTTCTCTACGAGCAACGGGAcgaccaggctgggaagacctGGTCAGGAAGTGCATCTACGCTTTCTTCCAGCCGCAGGGCAAAGAGCCCTCCCACGCCAAGAAGCTGCTGCATGAGG TGATGACCCATGGCACAGCTGTCAGTCCACTCTACCATTTCACTCTGAGCGACGGCACCCCGCTCAGTGCTCAGACACGCTGCAAGTTCTGCTGCCCCCCCAACCCTGACGTTCAGCCCTTCATCATGGGCGTCCACACTATTGACAG GGAACACAACACTGCTAGCTCTCAGGAAAACACTAACCCCAGCCTTCCACTGTCCCAGGACAGTAATGCCCAAACGCCCTCTCGGTCCCCAGCCCTGCCCCCCAGCAGTAATTCATCCCAAGGCTCAGGCCTCACCACTTCGGGCCTTCACCCAAGCAACAGCAACGCCTCATCGCACGTACAGAGCCCAGCCCCGCCCACTGGGCACTTGACGCCCATTCGGACGCAGCAGGTCAACAGCC TCCCTTTGAGCAGTCCACTCACAGCCACCCCTACCT TTATATCGCCCCGGATGCCACGGGCCAGTCCTGGGCTCGGGGGCAGCCCTCGAGTCCCAGGGaaccctttctctccttccacaGCGGGTCTCCACTCTCCTGCAGGGGGCGGGAGCAGTGGTACCAGCGGTGGGACAGCGGCGGGGTTCTCCCTGTCCTCCCCTGTCCAGAGACAAGCGAGTACCCCTACTAACGCCTGCCCTCGCCCCTCAGAAGGAGCAGATGTGGGGACAGAGGATGCTGTCAGAACTATTCCATCTGCGTCCCCTTTGGGAAACCCTCGGCTCAACCAGCTCCTGGACAGTAATGGGACAGGAGCTGAAACCAACAGCACCCACAACAGCTCAGCAGCTCCTCCCCACCCCGCCCCACAGTGCCCCGCCTCCCATAGCACCCtgacagagagacacaagatCCTGCACCGCCTGCTCCAGGACACAAGCCCCAACGAGTCCTCCAGCACAGCAGAGGACAGCCTTCACAGAGCTGATGTGGAGATCAAGAAGGAACCCCCTGCCAGCCCTGCCCTGGCCACCACCAAATCCAGCTCCAAAGAGCCACAGGACCACCAGCTGCTGCGCTTCCTCCTGGACACAGATGAGAAG GATTTGGGAGACTTGCCGCCTCCCTCAGCTTTGAGCCTTCAGACGGTGAGAGTGAAGCTGGAGAAGAGAGCCAGTGAGTCAGAGTCCTGTCCTGGACTCCCCCCCACAGGGGGCTCCTGCTCGTCCAAACCTGCAGGTGTCCCCACCACCCCCACGTCTTGCATCAGCCCTAAGGCCAGTCCCCGAGACAGCCGGAAGGACAGCAGAGACTCCACG ATGTCGGGTGGTGCTGTTGACGTGGACCCTCTCCAGCTGCTCCCTGGCCTCCGAGGCTCGACCGGGGCCAAAGTGAGCAGTGAAGATTCAGCCGCCCAGAGCCTGCCCCCTCTGCAGGCACTGTCCCCCCAGATgcactccccctcccctcagctCAAACTCCCGTCCCCCTCCCAGGTGCAGCCCACTGAGGCTAGCACCCCTCGCAGTGTAGGTGTGAAGAGAGAGCCCCCAGGCACACCCAACAGAG GATTGAGTGATGGTGGCCCTGCGTCTGGCTGCAGTCTTCAGACTCAGACATCGTTTGACTTCTGCAATCCCCAAACCCCAACCCAGAGCCAGAGGGACCCTTTCCTCACCCCCAAAGACAGCAGCCCCTTTCCTGAGCAGGACATCTTCAGCTCAAGCACTG gcCTATCCAAGATGGATGTGGCAGACTCCCAATTTCAGCCGCTAGCCCTGTCGGACACTTTGCCTTTTGATGTTCTGGGAAACCCTTTACAAGCTCCTCTGGCATCACCACAGAGTAAATAGGCTCTATTCTTATCACA ACAGTGTGTGCCCTGTACACTGGATGACGTGCTTGGGCCTCCCACCACACCTGAGGCGCGCAGTGATGAGAAGGCTCTGCTGGAGCAGCTGGTGTCCTTCCTCAGCGGGACGGACGAGAGCGAACTGGCTGAGCTGGACAAAGCCCTGGGGATCGACAAACTTGTACAG GGTGGCTGTTTCGACCCTCTGCCCCAGACGTTCCCCACACAGCAGCCCACTGCCACCCCTGTGTCCCTGGACCCCAAACTGCCCTCATACCCCTCACAGTTCACACCAGCTCCTCAGTTTGCTCCAGAGATGGCAGCCGTGGGAACTCCAGTCCTGTGTTTTGGGAACCCTCGTGGGGGATTCCCGGGTGGGACAGCCTCTCTGGGCCTGAGACAGCCCATGAACAGAGCCCCAGGGCTGGGCACGCAGCTCAGACAGCCCCCCAACCAGCTCcggctccagctgcagcagaggCTACAAGGCCCACAACAG ATGCAAAACCGGATGGCTGGTTTGAACCAGTTTCCTGCTGGAGCTCAACATGTGAATATTGGGATTCGACAAGGAGTCCAGCCACCGCAGATGGCTTCACAA CAGCCTCCCCTGAATGCCCAGATGGTGGCGCAGCGCCAACGGGAGCTCTACAGTAACCAGCACCGGCAGAGACAGCTGTTTCAGCAGAAGGTCCTGATGATGAGACAGAGCATGGCCGCTCCCACTGGAGGGGTGGGGCCCATCGCAGCAGTAAGGGTCCCAAAAGGAGCCCCCGTCACCCCTCAGCAGCCCCCACAGCAGCCTCAGCAGTTCACCTTCCCACAAGGGTACAGCCCCCTGACTGGGAACCCCCCTACCTCACCCAGTAACTTCAGCCCCATGGCGGCTGGACCTCTGGACAACAAGCTGACTGCTCGAGTCCCGCTGAGCAACCAGACGCTGCTAGGCGGAGTCTCGGGACagttcaacaacaacaacgttaACACAATGCAGACAGGACTGTTCCAGCAGTTTGGAGGGAATT CTTTAGTCCAGCCAGACCCAGCATTCCCTCCTGAGATGAGCCCTACCAGCCCACTATTATCTCCTCAAAACTCCACTTCCCAGAGTCCTCTACTGCAGCAAGTCCCACCTCCCAGCTACCAGTCTCCAGACATGAAGAGCTGGCAGCAGACTGCCATCAACAGCAACAG TCTGTTCAGCCCGTCCGGCCCGGGTGCAGGGCAGAGCTTCAGCCAGCAAGAGGTATACAACAACATGAGCATCACCGTGTCTATGGCTGGGGGCTCTGGGGGCGTGGCCTCTGTGCCTTCTATGGGGCAGCCCATCGCCATGAGCAACAACAATCTCAGCACCATTGGCCCAGTGTGCAGCGACCAGCAG GTTACGGTTGTCCCGCAGGTGCAGCAGGTGCAGCAGGTGCAGCAGGTGCAGGTGTTCGCAGACGTCCAGTGCACAGTGAACCTGGTGGGCAGTGACTCCTATCTGACTCAAGGCTCCATGGTGGGGGGCGGGGCCTCTCAGAAGGGGGCCGTCCCACAGGCCTCCCAGAATAACCAGGCCCAACAGAAGAGCCTCCTCCAACAGCTGCTGACCGAGTGA